One segment of Allorhodopirellula heiligendammensis DNA contains the following:
- the larE gene encoding ATP-dependent sacrificial sulfur transferase LarE gives MNDGSPLLNEAKAAQRLIDAVASLGNVVVAFSGGVDSSVVAAAAVHAAQRGQSNCIAVTAQSPSLASWQAELALRVSSEMGIEHEFVATDEIDREGYVRNRSDRCFYCKQTLYEFLQPIAKQRDAVIVSGTNADDLGDHRPGLIAGRQANVHTPLADLGFTKGAVREIAEWFGLSNADLPASPCLSSRIAYDVEVTRERLARIDAAESWLRERGIGDLRVRLLAGELACIEVIADQMRNVVDLQHNASLAAAFTAMGFRNVTLDLRGLRSGSMNESLVTLSNVQP, from the coding sequence ATGAATGACGGCAGCCCCCTATTGAACGAAGCGAAGGCCGCTCAGCGGTTAATCGACGCAGTCGCCTCGCTGGGAAATGTGGTGGTTGCGTTCTCGGGCGGCGTCGACAGTAGTGTGGTGGCCGCAGCAGCGGTGCACGCTGCACAGCGAGGCCAGTCGAACTGCATTGCCGTGACCGCCCAATCTCCGTCCTTGGCGAGTTGGCAGGCGGAGTTGGCACTTCGTGTGTCCAGCGAGATGGGGATCGAGCATGAATTTGTGGCCACCGATGAGATCGATCGTGAGGGGTACGTGCGAAATCGCTCTGATCGCTGTTTCTATTGCAAACAAACCCTCTACGAATTCCTGCAACCGATCGCCAAGCAACGCGATGCCGTGATCGTTTCGGGAACAAATGCGGACGACCTGGGCGATCACCGCCCGGGGTTGATCGCAGGCCGCCAAGCTAACGTGCATACGCCTCTGGCCGATTTGGGATTCACGAAGGGCGCCGTTCGAGAAATTGCCGAGTGGTTTGGGCTCAGCAATGCTGATCTGCCGGCATCACCCTGTCTATCGAGCCGAATTGCGTATGATGTTGAGGTGACGCGAGAGCGTTTAGCCCGGATCGATGCCGCGGAATCCTGGTTGCGTGAGCGCGGGATTGGTGATCTGCGTGTGCGACTGCTCGCTGGGGAATTGGCCTGCATCGAAGTCATCGCTGACCAGATGAGAAACGTCGTTGATCTGCAGCACAATGCGTCACTCGCCGCCGCGTTCACTGCCATGGGATTTCGAAATGTCACTTTGGATCTACGCGGACTGCGGAGCGGAAGCATGAACGAATCACTCGTTACTCTGTCGAATGTCCAGCCATGA
- a CDS encoding Gfo/Idh/MocA family protein — protein MIRAAVVGVGFMGWIHALAYRRSNTAEMAGFASRSATKRSGDWRGIQGNFGPPGEQFDVSDMNVCEHLDGLLADDSIDLIDICLPPHLHVDAVTASLAAGKRVLCEKPLALTSAEAERLTSLASPGQLMVGHILPLMPEFSLLARMKADGRFGRVISGRFQRTIGPPDWIPDFYDLSRVGGPLLDLQVHDAHFIRLLFGMPQSVHTASHKLDGVPKRYETVLAYEDAVVSVGGGVIDSPARPFTHGYEVSFEQATVRFEFAAYSDGTTDSIPPVIMHNDGSLERPELGGGDPIDAFVTEIELAASVVAGAPLPPVLDPELASDAIKICEMQMQN, from the coding sequence ATGATACGTGCAGCGGTCGTTGGTGTCGGTTTTATGGGCTGGATTCACGCTCTGGCGTATCGTCGTAGTAATACTGCGGAGATGGCGGGCTTTGCCAGTCGCAGTGCGACGAAGCGATCAGGGGATTGGCGGGGCATCCAAGGTAATTTTGGACCACCGGGCGAGCAATTTGATGTCTCGGATATGAATGTTTGCGAGCATCTTGATGGATTGCTTGCCGACGATTCGATCGACCTGATCGATATCTGCTTGCCGCCACATCTGCATGTCGATGCGGTTACCGCCTCCCTCGCCGCGGGTAAGCGTGTGCTCTGTGAAAAGCCGTTGGCGCTAACATCCGCCGAAGCGGAACGCTTAACATCCCTGGCGTCCCCGGGCCAATTGATGGTTGGTCATATTTTGCCATTGATGCCTGAGTTCTCACTACTCGCTCGGATGAAAGCAGACGGTCGATTTGGGCGTGTCATCAGCGGTCGGTTTCAGCGCACGATCGGACCTCCCGACTGGATTCCCGATTTTTACGATTTGAGCCGGGTGGGCGGACCGCTGCTCGATTTGCAAGTACACGATGCTCACTTCATTCGATTGCTGTTCGGCATGCCACAGTCGGTGCACACGGCCTCCCATAAACTCGACGGTGTCCCGAAACGCTACGAAACGGTGCTCGCCTACGAGGACGCGGTGGTCAGTGTTGGCGGTGGCGTGATCGACTCGCCCGCTCGCCCGTTCACACATGGGTATGAGGTCTCTTTCGAACAGGCTACCGTGCGATTTGAGTTTGCTGCGTACTCCGATGGCACGACCGATTCGATTCCGCCGGTAATCATGCACAATGACGGCAGTCTCGAGCGACCTGAACTCGGTGGTGGGGATCCGATCGATGCGTTTGTCACCGAGATTGAGCTGGCCGCCTCCGTCGTTGCCGGTGCCCCGCTGCCTCCTGTGCTCGATCCAGAGTTGGCCAGTGATGCGATCAAGATCTGCGAAATGCAGATGCAGAACTAG
- a CDS encoding class I SAM-dependent methyltransferase: MTTDTTTTPLGFPWHWEDTLIAGRMRPLAAASDPDGMLLDACRRQDEGEQGVIDPFWATTWRAASGLDRYLDRVDINGQRVLEVGCGTGHAGIAAILRGAHVTMTDGVDDPLHLVRLSLSRLGLKADVRVLRLGEDQILASNGKDGGIEQFPFILGSDVTYLRELWPALLITAEQHLADGGQLLLSDPKRVIGNEFREWLGKEGTTWDYREETVVLEDDPEHPIRIMCLSRRA; this comes from the coding sequence ATGACGACCGACACCACAACCACGCCACTGGGGTTTCCATGGCACTGGGAAGATACGCTGATTGCCGGTCGTATGCGGCCCCTCGCGGCTGCCTCGGATCCCGATGGAATGTTGCTGGACGCTTGCCGCCGGCAGGACGAAGGTGAGCAGGGCGTCATCGATCCGTTTTGGGCGACGACATGGCGAGCGGCCTCCGGGCTGGATCGCTATCTTGACCGTGTCGATATCAACGGTCAGCGTGTCCTTGAAGTCGGTTGTGGAACAGGGCATGCGGGGATTGCTGCGATCCTGCGTGGTGCTCATGTGACGATGACCGACGGCGTGGACGATCCGCTGCACTTGGTGCGTCTGAGTTTATCACGATTGGGGCTCAAGGCGGACGTTCGAGTGCTGCGTTTAGGTGAAGATCAAATCCTTGCGAGCAACGGTAAGGACGGCGGCATCGAGCAGTTTCCATTCATTCTAGGAAGTGACGTCACGTATCTTCGTGAGCTGTGGCCGGCGCTGCTGATCACCGCAGAGCAGCATTTGGCTGATGGCGGTCAGCTGTTGCTCAGTGATCCCAAGCGGGTCATCGGCAATGAGTTTCGCGAGTGGCTCGGCAAGGAAGGTACGACATGGGATTATCGCGAGGAGACAGTCGTTCTCGAAGATGACCCGGAACATCCCATTCGAATTATGTGTTTGAGCAGGAGAGCTTAA
- the hemB gene encoding porphobilinogen synthase — translation MRRVRAHDWARRLTSESSLSVSDLIWPLFVFDGSGTQPVPSLPGVSRLGITQAVEAARRAVDLGIPAIALFPATDPSLKTEDAREAFNADNLVCRVTREIKAAVGDALGVILDVALDPYSSHGQDGLVRDGQVVNDETVEVLCRQSVVQAAAGCDVIAPSDMMDGRIGSIRQALDAAGHAEVQIMSYAAKYASAFYGPFRDAVGSAASLGAADKKTYQQSPSQSNEAIHEVALDLAEGADSVMVKPGMPYLDIVARVKQTFGVPTFAYQVSGEYAMLRAAADAGWLDRDAVMMESLLAFKRAGADGILTYFAEAAAERLQ, via the coding sequence CTGCGACGGGTGCGGGCACACGATTGGGCCCGCCGCTTGACGAGTGAAAGTTCGCTCAGCGTCAGTGATTTGATTTGGCCATTGTTTGTCTTCGACGGTTCGGGAACCCAACCGGTACCGAGTCTGCCGGGGGTATCGCGTCTTGGCATCACTCAGGCGGTCGAGGCGGCTCGGCGTGCGGTGGATTTGGGGATTCCCGCGATCGCGTTGTTTCCCGCCACGGACCCAAGTCTGAAAACCGAGGACGCTCGGGAGGCATTCAACGCGGACAATCTTGTTTGTCGTGTTACACGTGAGATCAAAGCGGCCGTTGGTGACGCCTTGGGGGTGATCCTCGATGTTGCGTTGGATCCCTACAGTAGTCACGGGCAGGATGGATTGGTCCGCGATGGGCAGGTGGTCAACGACGAAACCGTCGAGGTGCTGTGCCGACAGAGTGTCGTCCAGGCAGCTGCAGGTTGCGACGTGATCGCCCCGAGTGACATGATGGACGGACGGATCGGCAGTATTCGCCAGGCTCTCGACGCGGCGGGGCATGCGGAGGTACAGATCATGTCTTACGCGGCCAAGTATGCCAGCGCTTTCTATGGTCCCTTCCGCGATGCGGTGGGGTCGGCGGCGAGTCTCGGCGCGGCTGACAAGAAAACCTACCAGCAGTCACCATCGCAATCCAATGAAGCCATTCACGAGGTGGCGCTGGATTTGGCCGAGGGTGCTGACAGCGTGATGGTGAAACCGGGCATGCCTTATTTGGATATTGTGGCCAGGGTCAAGCAGACCTTCGGCGTACCCACGTTTGCCTATCAGGTCAGTGGCGAATACGCGATGTTGCGAGCGGCGGCCGATGCGGGGTGGCTGGACCGCGATGCGGTGATGATGGAGAGTCTACTCGCTTTCAAACGCGCCGGTGCTGACGGAATTTTAACGTACTTTGCTGAGGCTGCTGCGGAGCGCTTACAATGA
- a CDS encoding small basic protein — MTMDRSLKVQAGAIKSRNVLTRAERVARLKELDRFDESADIIGMAKTRVQKISLKKKKKVKKAEEK, encoded by the coding sequence ATGACCATGGATCGTAGCCTCAAGGTGCAAGCCGGGGCCATTAAAAGTCGCAACGTACTGACCCGTGCCGAACGGGTTGCACGTCTGAAGGAACTCGATCGATTTGACGAGAGCGCCGACATCATCGGTATGGCTAAGACGCGGGTCCAAAAGATCTCGCTGAAGAAGAAAAAGAAAGTCAAGAAAGCCGAAGAGAAATAA
- a CDS encoding DcaP family trimeric outer membrane transporter yields MQRVNWQSTPDLPLDLVDSGHSSSLSLESLEPVMVADPVTNSYAAEDGFVISLNSDTVSRSFRTVPYDRESLGSMSNNFVAQPDFVGGITIVNDDIAMKIGGYVKADLIQSFNPIGSTDSFVTTTIPTDGSTGEDARFHARQTRLSADTRWRINGKVARAYVEGDFFSGIPDITSTFRLRQAYGNIGRFTAGQTWTTFTNPSAVPQTLDFEGGASNVNRRQGLVRWDQPVGDGWKIAVAVEDPQVDIITPVLATGEARTETPDFIAWLRYEQDNADFQIAYLVRELGFQPDNAPLLKRTASGFNFAGAAMIFKETKIYSQILFGDGIGSYRGSPDVVATGPTTASLLPVFGWMIGAKQQWSPKWTSNVTYSALSLDDVPGQASTNLRDTTYFAVNLIANPYERVFGSIEYLYGTRTDVSGQSGQANRVQISFGFFLP; encoded by the coding sequence ATGCAGCGAGTTAACTGGCAATCAACTCCTGACCTGCCGCTGGATCTTGTCGACAGCGGGCACAGCAGCAGCCTCTCGCTGGAGTCCCTCGAGCCGGTCATGGTGGCCGACCCGGTGACAAATTCATACGCCGCCGAGGACGGATTCGTTATCTCACTGAACTCCGACACGGTTTCCCGGAGCTTCCGCACTGTTCCGTACGACCGCGAGTCACTCGGCAGCATGAGCAACAACTTTGTCGCCCAACCAGACTTCGTCGGCGGAATCACGATCGTTAACGACGACATTGCGATGAAGATTGGCGGATATGTCAAAGCCGATTTGATTCAAAGTTTCAATCCTATTGGGTCTACTGATTCATTCGTCACGACCACCATCCCCACCGATGGCAGCACCGGCGAGGACGCACGCTTTCACGCCCGGCAAACCCGGCTGAGCGCTGACACGCGTTGGCGTATCAACGGAAAAGTCGCTCGTGCTTACGTTGAAGGCGATTTTTTTAGTGGCATCCCCGACATCACCAGTACATTCCGGCTGCGTCAAGCCTACGGCAACATCGGTCGTTTTACGGCGGGGCAGACCTGGACAACTTTCACTAATCCATCGGCAGTGCCGCAAACACTGGACTTTGAAGGTGGTGCGTCAAACGTGAATCGCCGTCAGGGTCTCGTCCGCTGGGACCAACCCGTCGGCGACGGGTGGAAGATTGCCGTAGCTGTGGAGGATCCACAGGTAGATATCATCACGCCCGTACTCGCAACAGGCGAAGCCCGAACAGAGACTCCCGATTTTATTGCGTGGCTACGTTATGAACAGGACAATGCTGACTTTCAGATCGCGTACCTCGTCCGTGAGCTTGGCTTTCAACCAGACAATGCGCCCCTGTTGAAAAGAACCGCGTCGGGATTCAACTTTGCAGGCGCCGCGATGATATTCAAGGAAACCAAGATTTATTCGCAGATCCTCTTTGGCGACGGCATCGGCAGCTATCGCGGCTCGCCGGACGTTGTTGCGACAGGTCCCACCACCGCATCGCTACTGCCTGTGTTCGGATGGATGATTGGGGCCAAACAACAATGGTCTCCCAAGTGGACATCAAACGTGACCTACAGCGCATTGAGCTTGGACGATGTGCCTGGCCAAGCCTCGACGAACCTGCGTGACACGACGTATTTTGCTGTCAATCTCATCGCCAATCCGTACGAGCGCGTGTTCGGTAGTATCGAGTATCTCTATGGCACCCGCACCGATGTCAGCGGCCAGTCAGGCCAGGCCAACCGAGTACAAATATCGTTTGGGTTCTTCTTGCCCTGA
- a CDS encoding PhoPQ-activated pathogenicity-related family protein: MARDEPDFAWETVSDIEIENSRVVELQLTSQRWQGGVWTHSLVVYQPQHVVHQDKMLLFVTGGSTGKAPGIGDRAIGAALANLCGARVAMLHQVPNQPLLDGRREDELISETWLKYLETGDTSWPLLFPMVKSATKAMDALEQFSVEQGWPRPDGFVIAGASKRGWTSWLTAATDSRIIATAPIVIDLLDFPAQMKHQLEMWGTHSEQIHAYTSKGLVPSDGQPRSQRVTKLWQMMDPIQYRQRLQMPKLLVVGANDRYWATDAMNLYWDRLEGDKYIHRVPNAGHNLGGGRMPALKTLAVFFQAVATGQQLPVLTWRASTTDEEVRLTVSSDTTPVKATLWEAFSDSLDFRDSVWQPTSMTPKDGDWVGISQRETGHHAAFAELTFSANGMLYSLATLVYCQ, encoded by the coding sequence TTGGCGCGAGACGAACCCGACTTTGCGTGGGAAACCGTTAGTGATATCGAGATCGAAAACTCGCGAGTGGTCGAACTCCAGCTCACCAGTCAACGCTGGCAAGGAGGGGTTTGGACGCATTCTCTGGTGGTCTATCAACCGCAACACGTTGTCCATCAGGACAAGATGCTATTGTTTGTCACCGGCGGCAGCACGGGCAAGGCTCCCGGCATTGGAGACAGGGCCATCGGTGCGGCGTTGGCAAATTTGTGTGGAGCACGCGTCGCGATGCTACATCAAGTGCCCAACCAACCACTGCTCGACGGTCGGCGCGAAGATGAGTTGATCTCGGAAACCTGGCTGAAGTACTTGGAAACCGGCGATACCTCGTGGCCGTTATTGTTTCCGATGGTCAAGAGTGCCACCAAGGCGATGGATGCGCTCGAACAGTTTTCTGTCGAACAGGGCTGGCCGCGGCCAGATGGCTTTGTCATCGCAGGTGCGTCCAAGCGAGGGTGGACGAGTTGGTTGACGGCGGCGACTGATTCGCGAATCATCGCGACCGCGCCGATTGTGATCGACCTGCTCGACTTCCCCGCCCAGATGAAGCATCAGCTTGAAATGTGGGGCACCCATAGCGAGCAGATCCACGCCTACACCAGTAAAGGTTTAGTTCCCTCGGATGGGCAGCCACGCTCTCAGCGTGTGACCAAGCTGTGGCAAATGATGGACCCGATACAGTATCGTCAGCGGCTGCAGATGCCTAAGTTGCTGGTCGTCGGTGCCAATGATCGTTATTGGGCAACCGATGCAATGAATCTCTATTGGGATCGGCTTGAAGGCGACAAGTATATCCATCGCGTTCCCAACGCGGGCCACAATTTAGGTGGCGGTCGAATGCCAGCACTGAAGACATTGGCGGTATTCTTCCAAGCGGTGGCGACCGGTCAACAGCTCCCTGTGCTCACATGGCGAGCATCCACCACGGACGAGGAAGTTCGTCTCACGGTGAGCAGTGATACCACCCCAGTCAAGGCAACCCTGTGGGAGGCGTTCTCAGATTCGCTCGACTTTCGCGATAGCGTTTGGCAGCCCACCTCGATGACGCCGAAGGACGGGGATTGGGTCGGCATCAGCCAACGCGAGACAGGCCATCATGCCGCGTTTGCTGAATTGACATTCAGCGCCAACGGCATGCTGTACTCGCTGGCGACACTCGTTTATTGCCAGTAA
- a CDS encoding DUF6798 domain-containing protein: protein MMAWFALMGLFFVYAGDAPPSVNEAHYLAKAKNFWNPAWCQQDLFVTSGKAHWVFYWVFGWPTKWWSLSTTAWMGRIVGWGMLAAGLIRLCSALRLPAILAAVVAVIWVAGIEQGNLAGEWVVGGIEAKVPAFGLVLFGIAELLHRRWSRVWLLFGTAAAFHVLTGGWAVVAGAIAFVWLERVRRDRAHSQARFFTPALFAGGAISLLGLIPAVSMSWGASAAESTSAARVYTYFRLSHHLLPSAFHRDWYVRHSMLTLVTLGFLVGQRWLYRRDELASLPQRDAFTALTAFTIGAMLISICGLFIGMLPAVAPDLAAKLLRFYWCRLADVITPLALGCSVAKVLYVTHVPDAVSRLSFRRRPWGSLRVDARSVVFLASAAIFLSACGLAGWSTWRWMSGGVPISHSNSLLGLRRNADYAEQRQTMQDWINVCRFVRANTPEDAVLLTPRHQQSFKWYAERAEVVNWKDIPQDVVSLREWARRFVEIYPIELSTMRVTIRYDRLREFRRKYGVNWMVVDRRVVGPQLPLVQVYPNGNERNSTYAIYRLPSISTK from the coding sequence ATGATGGCGTGGTTCGCCTTGATGGGATTATTCTTCGTCTACGCAGGCGACGCGCCGCCGAGCGTGAACGAGGCGCACTACCTCGCCAAGGCAAAGAACTTTTGGAATCCAGCGTGGTGCCAACAGGATCTCTTTGTCACCTCAGGAAAAGCTCATTGGGTGTTTTACTGGGTGTTCGGATGGCCGACGAAGTGGTGGTCGCTGTCAACGACGGCTTGGATGGGACGCATTGTTGGCTGGGGAATGCTTGCCGCGGGCTTGATCCGGTTGTGTTCAGCCCTGCGTTTGCCAGCAATCCTGGCGGCTGTCGTGGCGGTGATTTGGGTCGCGGGAATCGAGCAGGGGAATCTCGCCGGTGAGTGGGTTGTCGGTGGCATCGAAGCCAAGGTCCCCGCATTCGGACTCGTCTTGTTTGGGATCGCCGAATTACTGCATCGCCGGTGGAGTCGGGTGTGGCTATTGTTCGGCACCGCCGCGGCTTTCCATGTTCTGACGGGCGGGTGGGCGGTGGTGGCCGGTGCGATCGCGTTCGTGTGGCTCGAACGCGTGCGGCGAGACCGAGCGCACTCGCAGGCTCGTTTTTTCACGCCCGCATTGTTTGCTGGGGGCGCGATCTCACTGCTGGGCTTGATTCCGGCCGTTTCGATGTCGTGGGGAGCCTCGGCAGCTGAATCCACCTCGGCAGCCCGCGTGTACACGTACTTCCGTCTTTCACACCACCTTCTGCCTTCCGCGTTTCATCGCGACTGGTACGTCCGGCATAGTATGCTGACGCTCGTTACGCTGGGCTTTCTTGTTGGCCAGCGTTGGCTGTACCGACGAGATGAGCTTGCTTCCCTGCCCCAGCGTGATGCCTTCACCGCTCTGACGGCGTTTACCATCGGCGCGATGCTCATCAGCATTTGTGGTTTGTTCATCGGGATGCTGCCAGCTGTTGCACCGGATTTGGCTGCGAAACTGCTGCGATTTTATTGGTGTCGACTTGCTGATGTGATCACGCCGCTGGCACTCGGATGCAGTGTCGCGAAAGTGCTATACGTCACCCACGTACCCGACGCTGTCAGTCGGTTATCGTTTCGGAGGCGACCCTGGGGGTCACTCCGTGTCGATGCCAGGAGCGTGGTATTTCTAGCGAGCGCTGCGATCTTTTTGAGTGCATGCGGTTTAGCGGGTTGGTCGACGTGGCGTTGGATGAGCGGGGGCGTGCCCATTTCCCACAGCAACAGTCTGCTCGGACTGCGTCGCAATGCGGATTACGCTGAGCAACGTCAGACGATGCAGGACTGGATCAACGTCTGCCGCTTCGTTCGTGCCAACACACCGGAGGACGCAGTGTTATTAACTCCTCGGCATCAGCAGTCGTTCAAGTGGTACGCTGAGCGGGCCGAGGTGGTCAATTGGAAAGACATTCCGCAAGACGTGGTGAGTTTACGAGAGTGGGCAAGACGATTTGTCGAGATCTATCCGATAGAGCTATCCACCATGCGTGTGACAATCCGCTATGATCGATTGCGAGAGTTTCGTCGCAAATACGGTGTTAACTGGATGGTGGTGGACCGTCGTGTTGTTGGACCACAGTTGCCGCTCGTGCAGGTGTATCCGAACGGCAACGAACGCAATTCCACCTATGCGATTTATCGTTTGCCTTCGATCTCGACAAAATAA
- the pdxA gene encoding 4-hydroxythreonine-4-phosphate dehydrogenase PdxA → MSDPGTKLAITMGDAGGIGPEVALRVWQRPEVRASGVPLLMGDAAVFARVAKALGLPLPPTIALDQIATVAAHAAGYIVDCGNVNADDVTPGRYSAATGRASYETVCTAIDAALRGDVDAIITGPIQKEAWMQAGIDFPGHTELLAARVACPGDLPSQGGGPADVRMMLASDTIACVLETIHVPLADVPGMLDPVSLARTIAMAGDAITKRNVHRGSLLPPRIGVCGLNPHAGEHGMFSHGEEERVVVPAIDAARRAGWDVVGPLPPDTAFTPAMRARIDVYVCLYHDQGLIPLKALSFDDAVNVTLGLPIVRTSVDHGTAMDLAWQGTASCESMVAAIRFAAELVESAP, encoded by the coding sequence ATGAGTGACCCTGGGACCAAACTGGCGATCACGATGGGCGATGCGGGTGGCATCGGCCCTGAGGTTGCCCTGCGCGTGTGGCAACGGCCCGAGGTTCGCGCCTCTGGCGTGCCCTTGTTGATGGGGGATGCAGCGGTATTCGCGCGGGTCGCGAAGGCTCTCGGTCTCCCGCTGCCGCCTACCATCGCCCTGGATCAGATTGCGACGGTCGCTGCCCACGCCGCCGGATACATCGTGGACTGTGGTAATGTGAATGCGGATGATGTCACGCCAGGTCGGTATTCCGCTGCGACTGGGCGAGCTTCGTATGAAACGGTGTGCACGGCGATCGATGCGGCCCTCCGTGGCGACGTCGATGCGATCATCACGGGCCCGATTCAAAAGGAAGCGTGGATGCAAGCCGGAATCGACTTTCCTGGTCATACCGAATTGCTGGCCGCCCGAGTGGCCTGCCCAGGCGATCTCCCATCGCAAGGCGGCGGACCTGCGGACGTCCGCATGATGTTGGCCAGCGACACGATCGCCTGCGTGCTCGAGACCATCCATGTGCCCTTGGCAGATGTGCCCGGCATGCTCGATCCGGTATCCCTGGCGAGAACGATCGCGATGGCGGGCGACGCGATCACGAAGCGAAATGTTCACCGGGGCAGTCTGCTGCCGCCACGGATTGGCGTTTGTGGTTTGAATCCGCACGCGGGCGAGCATGGGATGTTCAGTCACGGGGAAGAGGAACGGGTTGTCGTCCCGGCGATTGATGCTGCCCGCCGCGCGGGCTGGGACGTCGTGGGGCCGCTGCCGCCTGATACCGCGTTCACCCCCGCCATGCGAGCACGCATCGATGTCTACGTCTGCTTGTACCACGATCAGGGCTTGATTCCCTTGAAGGCGTTGTCATTTGACGATGCCGTCAACGTCACGCTGGGGTTGCCGATTGTGCGCACCAGCGTTGACCATGGCACCGCCATGGACTTGGCATGGCAAGGCACTGCGTCGTGCGAAAGCATGGTTGCTGCCATTCGTTTTGCCGCTGAACTGGTAGAGTCGGCGCCGTGA
- a CDS encoding putative signal transducing protein: MNTPVDESNDDLNEAHLVSVAERSSEIAAGVIVNVLADAGIRATAVGGFTAGFRAEAPGWVQVKVFQRDAERAKEIIAEIRPANE; the protein is encoded by the coding sequence ATGAACACACCTGTCGATGAAAGCAACGACGATCTTAACGAGGCCCACTTGGTCTCGGTAGCCGAGCGGTCCAGCGAGATTGCTGCCGGTGTGATCGTCAATGTTCTGGCCGATGCTGGCATCCGAGCGACCGCCGTGGGTGGATTCACGGCAGGGTTTCGTGCGGAAGCACCTGGATGGGTGCAGGTGAAGGTTTTCCAACGCGACGCCGAGCGTGCCAAGGAGATTATCGCTGAGATCCGCCCGGCTAATGAGTGA
- a CDS encoding serine/threonine-protein kinase, whose protein sequence is MNEPTIILSGTDPDLPKPVPPGLKRYTGLREMARGATAVLQSAFDPVTGRTVAIKKLLPEKKFDRIERRRLLREARVTAQLQHPNTVPVYDIGDDDVDGIYFTMKRISGENLFEILKRIARGDAAAIEAYPISWRLEIVEGACQALAYAHARGLIHRDVKPENIWVGNFGEVILLDWGVAKVWGHPDDNHPLQQSSLAIRPEAVREEMDSPQMQTLTAGGQRPGTPLYMSPEQIVGNRTIDERSDVFSVGVVLYEVMAIREPFRGKTIDETFDNIRHREIEPPSERSPQYNIPKAVDDIVAKALQKRPEKRYQSMRELISDLKDLV, encoded by the coding sequence ATGAACGAACCTACCATTATCCTATCAGGCACCGATCCTGATCTGCCCAAGCCGGTCCCGCCGGGGCTGAAACGATACACCGGATTGCGTGAGATGGCGCGGGGGGCTACCGCGGTATTGCAGTCCGCCTTCGATCCAGTGACCGGTCGGACCGTCGCGATCAAAAAATTGCTCCCCGAGAAGAAGTTCGATCGAATCGAACGACGTCGCTTGTTGCGGGAAGCCCGTGTGACAGCGCAACTCCAGCACCCCAATACTGTCCCCGTCTACGATATCGGCGACGACGATGTGGACGGCATCTATTTCACGATGAAGCGGATTTCGGGTGAAAACCTGTTCGAGATTCTCAAACGCATCGCCCGCGGTGACGCTGCCGCAATCGAAGCCTACCCGATTTCCTGGCGGTTGGAGATCGTCGAGGGCGCCTGCCAAGCCCTGGCCTACGCCCATGCCCGCGGGCTGATTCACCGCGACGTCAAACCGGAGAATATTTGGGTTGGAAACTTTGGCGAGGTGATCTTACTGGACTGGGGTGTCGCGAAGGTCTGGGGACACCCGGACGACAACCATCCCCTACAACAGAGTTCTCTGGCGATTCGGCCCGAAGCGGTGCGGGAGGAGATGGACTCCCCCCAAATGCAAACGCTCACCGCCGGCGGGCAGCGGCCTGGCACACCTCTGTACATGTCACCCGAACAAATTGTCGGCAATCGCACCATCGATGAACGCAGCGATGTCTTCAGCGTGGGTGTCGTGTTGTACGAAGTCATGGCGATCCGCGAACCCTTCCGCGGTAAAACGATCGATGAAACCTTTGACAACATCCGCCATCGCGAGATCGAACCACCGAGCGAACGCTCGCCCCAATACAACATCCCCAAAGCCGTTGATGACATCGTCGCCAAAGCCCTGCAAAAGCGACCGGAAAAACGCTACCAATCGATGCGCGAACTGATCTCCGATCTAAAAGATCTCGTGTGA